One window from the genome of Aureibacillus halotolerans encodes:
- a CDS encoding DUF6366 family protein, with protein MRDENETPESSRERMRQEELKRNPAGNLNDSFQRAQTGGLADLVGGLGWKGSGILILVLIIVGILAAIFLN; from the coding sequence ATGCGCGACGAAAATGAAACACCTGAAAGCAGTAGAGAACGAATGCGCCAGGAGGAATTAAAACGAAATCCGGCTGGAAATTTAAACGATTCTTTTCAGCGGGCACAGACAGGTGGGCTTGCTGATCTGGTAGGGGGATTAGGCTGGAAGGGGAGCGGCATCCTTATCCTCGTTCTTATCATAGTGGGCATCCTTGCGGCTATATTTCTAAATTAG